Proteins co-encoded in one Cricetulus griseus strain 17A/GY chromosome 1 unlocalized genomic scaffold, alternate assembly CriGri-PICRH-1.0 chr1_1, whole genome shotgun sequence genomic window:
- the LOC100774773 gene encoding cytochrome b-c1 complex subunit 9 gives MAPTITARLYSLLFRRTSTFALTVVVGALFFERAFDQGADAIYEHINQGKLWKHIKHNYENKE, from the exons ATGGCACCGACGATTACTGCGCGTCTGTACTCACTGCTGTTCCGCAGGACTTCCACCTTCGCCCTCACCGTCGTAGTAGGCGCCCTTTTCTTCGAGCGCGCCTTCGATCAGGGCGCAGACGCGATCTACGAGCACATCAACCAGGGG AAGCTATGGAAACACATAAAGCACAACTATGAGAATAAGGAATAA